In Aggregatibacter sp. 2125159857, one DNA window encodes the following:
- the folE gene encoding GTP cyclohydrolase I FolE, with translation MNHISPEAAKVREALRQKGIETPMIVLDESKDERRTHIEQHMREVLRLIGLDLRDDSIEETPARLAKMFVDEIFSGLDYANFPKITNIANRMKVSEMVLVNDVTLTSTCEHHFVTIDGMVSVAYYPKKWVIGLSKINRVVAFFAQRPQVQERLTEQILLAFQTILETEDVAVYVKATHFCVKCRGIKDANSYTVTSAFGGVFLEDRETRKEFLSLINK, from the coding sequence ATGAATCACATTTCACCTGAAGCAGCGAAAGTGCGTGAGGCGCTGCGTCAGAAAGGAATCGAAACCCCCATGATTGTGTTGGACGAAAGCAAAGATGAACGTCGCACACACATTGAACAACATATGCGTGAAGTGTTGCGTTTAATCGGTTTGGATTTACGTGACGACAGCATCGAAGAAACCCCTGCCCGCCTTGCCAAAATGTTCGTTGATGAAATTTTCAGTGGTTTGGATTATGCCAACTTTCCGAAAATCACCAATATCGCCAATCGTATGAAAGTCAGCGAAATGGTGTTAGTCAATGATGTGACGTTAACCAGCACCTGTGAGCATCATTTCGTGACCATCGATGGCATGGTGTCCGTGGCGTATTACCCGAAAAAATGGGTCATCGGGTTATCAAAAATTAATCGTGTTGTGGCATTTTTTGCTCAACGTCCGCAAGTACAGGAACGCTTAACGGAGCAAATTTTATTGGCATTTCAAACGATCTTAGAAACGGAAGATGTCGCCGTCTATGTCAAAGCAACGCATTTTTGTGTGAAATGTCGCGGCATTAAAGATGCTAATAGCTATACGGTGACATCGGCTTTCGGTGGCGTGTTCTTAGAAGATCGTGAAACCCGAAAAGAATTTTTGAGTTTAATTAATAAGTAA
- the mazG gene encoding nucleoside triphosphate pyrophosphohydrolase yields the protein MRYSIHDFVQLIARLRDPVNGCPWDIKQNYTSMIACLKEETYEVIEAIEQHNTENLKEELGDLLLQVVFLSQLATEDHHFTFDEVVQAVAEKIVRRHPHVFGNTQANNEEEALQNWNAMKALEHQHQGHTSLLDNIPHAFPALMRAEKLQKRCSKVGFDWADVSPVFAKVEEELQEVKQEIARSPQDPAKIEEEIGDLFFATVNLSRHLKCSAEESLRKANQKFEQRFRRVEAKLGAQNRTLAEASLEEMDRLWDDVKREEKHR from the coding sequence ATGCGTTATTCCATTCATGATTTTGTACAATTAATCGCTCGGCTACGGGATCCGGTGAACGGTTGTCCGTGGGATATTAAACAAAATTACACCTCAATGATTGCTTGCCTCAAAGAAGAAACTTACGAAGTGATTGAAGCCATTGAGCAACATAATACAGAAAATTTGAAAGAAGAACTGGGTGACTTGTTATTGCAAGTGGTCTTTCTTAGTCAATTGGCGACAGAAGATCATCACTTTACCTTTGATGAGGTTGTACAAGCAGTGGCGGAAAAAATCGTACGACGCCATCCTCATGTTTTCGGTAACACACAAGCAAACAACGAAGAAGAAGCCTTACAAAATTGGAATGCGATGAAAGCTTTGGAACATCAACATCAAGGCCATACGTCCTTATTGGATAATATTCCGCACGCATTTCCTGCCTTGATGCGTGCAGAAAAATTACAAAAACGTTGTAGTAAAGTCGGGTTCGACTGGGCGGATGTTTCCCCTGTTTTTGCTAAAGTGGAAGAAGAGTTGCAGGAAGTCAAACAAGAAATCGCACGTTCTCCACAAGATCCGGCAAAAATTGAAGAAGAAATCGGTGATCTCTTTTTTGCCACTGTGAACCTCAGCCGACACTTGAAATGCTCGGCGGAAGAAAGTTTACGTAAAGCCAATCAGAAATTTGAGCAGCGCTTCCGCCGTGTTGAGGCCAAGCTTGGTGCGCAAAATCGGACGTTGGCGGAAGCTTCATTAGAGGAAATGGATAGGTTGTGGGATGACGTGAAACGGGAAGAAAAACACCGTTAA
- the fucA gene encoding L-fuculose-phosphate aldolase, with amino-acid sequence MDRKELAQKIIDTCLEMTRLGLNQGTAGNVSVRYKDGMLITPTGMPYHLMKPENIVYVDNHGKHEENKLPSSEWQFHLAVYRARPEANAVVHNHSINCAGLSILEKPIPAIHYMVAVGGTDHIPCIPYATFGTHELASYVEEGIKESKAILLAHHGLLSCGENLDKALWLAQEVEVLATWYLKLLATKLTIPLLSKEQMKVVLGKFHTYGLRIEE; translated from the coding sequence ATGGATAGAAAAGAACTTGCGCAAAAAATCATCGATACCTGTTTAGAGATGACCCGCCTCGGCTTAAACCAAGGCACAGCAGGCAATGTTAGCGTGCGTTATAAAGACGGCATGCTGATTACCCCAACAGGGATGCCATACCACTTAATGAAGCCGGAAAATATTGTGTATGTGGATAACCACGGCAAGCACGAAGAAAACAAGCTGCCTTCTAGCGAATGGCAATTCCATTTAGCCGTGTATCGCGCCCGTCCGGAAGCCAATGCCGTTGTGCATAATCATTCCATTAACTGTGCCGGGTTATCCATTTTGGAAAAACCTATTCCGGCGATTCACTATATGGTGGCTGTGGGTGGCACCGATCACATTCCTTGTATTCCTTACGCAACGTTTGGCACACATGAATTAGCGTCTTATGTGGAAGAGGGCATCAAAGAAAGCAAGGCGATCTTACTTGCTCATCATGGTTTACTCAGTTGTGGTGAAAACCTTGATAAGGCCTTATGGCTGGCACAAGAAGTGGAAGTGCTTGCGACCTGGTATCTCAAATTGCTGGCCACCAAGCTGACAATCCCGTTACTCAGTAAAGAACAAATGAAGGTTGTCCTCGGTAAGTTCCATACTTATGGGTTGCGTATTGAAGAATAA
- the waaF gene encoding lipopolysaccharide heptosyltransferase II, which translates to MNILIIGPSWVGDMVMSHSLYQQLCLQYPQCHIDVMAQNWCKPLLARMPEVRQAIEMPLGHGKFALCERYRLGKALRQRYDMAIVLPNSLKSALIPLFALIKHRRGWKGESRYFLLNDLRHHKQRYPMMVQRYVALAFERNAVPSATEMPVLAPKLTVNPQQQVATLKQFEKQTALLGTRPLIGFCPGAEFGPAKRWPHYHYAKLAEMLIEQGYAIMLFGSAKDVDVGEQIRNTLPEALQPFCVNLAGQTSLDQAVDLIAHCAVIVSNDSGLMHIAAATSRPLVALYGPTSPTYTPPLSDKAIILRKIEGGLLKVRKSTDSAEGYHQSLIDLSPQDVMEAVRSLQA; encoded by the coding sequence ATGAATATCCTGATTATCGGCCCGTCTTGGGTGGGCGACATGGTGATGTCGCACAGTTTGTATCAACAATTATGTCTTCAATACCCTCAATGCCACATTGATGTCATGGCACAGAATTGGTGTAAACCTTTGCTGGCGCGTATGCCGGAAGTTCGCCAAGCAATCGAAATGCCGTTGGGACACGGCAAGTTTGCTTTATGTGAACGTTATCGTTTAGGCAAAGCCTTACGCCAGCGTTATGATATGGCGATTGTTTTGCCCAATTCATTAAAGTCTGCGCTGATTCCGCTGTTTGCACTGATTAAGCATCGTCGCGGATGGAAAGGCGAATCCCGTTATTTTCTGCTCAATGATTTACGTCATCATAAACAACGTTACCCCATGATGGTGCAACGTTATGTTGCGCTTGCGTTTGAGCGCAATGCGGTTCCCTCTGCGACCGAAATGCCGGTCTTAGCCCCAAAATTAACGGTAAATCCACAACAGCAAGTCGCCACCTTAAAACAATTTGAAAAACAAACCGCACTTTTAGGCACGCGCCCGTTGATTGGATTTTGTCCCGGCGCAGAATTTGGCCCGGCAAAACGTTGGCCGCATTATCACTATGCAAAACTGGCTGAAATGTTAATTGAACAGGGCTATGCCATTATGTTATTTGGTTCGGCAAAAGATGTGGACGTAGGCGAGCAAATTCGCAATACATTGCCGGAGGCGTTACAGCCGTTCTGTGTGAATTTAGCCGGACAGACCAGCTTGGATCAAGCGGTCGATCTGATTGCTCATTGCGCCGTGATTGTGAGTAATGACAGCGGATTAATGCATATTGCGGCGGCAACCTCACGCCCGCTGGTTGCCCTTTACGGTCCGACCAGTCCGACCTATACGCCACCGCTTTCCGACAAAGCCATTATTCTGCGGAAAATAGAAGGCGGCTTACTTAAAGTACGTAAAAGCACGGATAGCGCGGAAGGTTATCATCAAAGTTTGATTGATCTTTCTCCACAAGACGTGATGGAGGCGGTACGTTCTTTACAAGCATAA
- a CDS encoding sugar ABC transporter ATP-binding protein produces MTTHETILTMRNISKGFAGVQALKDVQLTLRKGEVHALMGENGAGKSTLMKCLIGVYQADCGEIIYKGKPVNFHSVLDAQHQGISMIFQELNLIPHLTVAENIFFAREPIKFGMVDKAKMNKDAEALLSLFDIDVKPTEEVRTLSVAKQQMVEIAKALSFDVEVLIMDEPTSALTEKEIDKLFELVNKLRAKGVSIVYISHRMEELKRICDHITIFRDGTYVSDHPFHEISMDEIITKMVGRPLGNHFPPKTAVVDENEVVMSVMQAERYGVFEALDFALFKGEILGITGLVGAKRTELARAIFGADPLDAGEVFVHHNKVTIHSPADSIKAGIAYLSEDRKLNGVAVRMSIRENITMASMDKVCNAAGVISHDEEAKASKTFIDKMEIKTPTIEQLVNNLSGGNQQKVVIGKWLFRDAKVMIFDEPTRGIDVGAKYAIYQLLDELAAQGVGIIVISSELPEILGVSDRIIVMREGKMTALLETKETNQEEIMQYATGVKNMFARKGQEV; encoded by the coding sequence ATGACGACACATGAAACCATACTGACAATGCGTAACATCAGTAAAGGATTTGCCGGTGTGCAAGCGTTAAAGGATGTTCAACTGACGTTACGCAAAGGTGAAGTGCACGCACTTATGGGTGAAAACGGTGCCGGCAAATCTACGTTGATGAAATGCTTAATTGGTGTTTATCAAGCCGATTGCGGTGAGATTATTTACAAAGGGAAACCGGTGAATTTTCATTCCGTATTGGATGCACAACATCAGGGTATCAGTATGATTTTCCAAGAATTAAACCTGATTCCCCACTTAACGGTGGCTGAAAATATTTTCTTTGCCCGTGAACCGATTAAATTTGGCATGGTTGATAAAGCCAAAATGAATAAAGACGCGGAAGCCCTGCTTTCACTGTTTGATATTGATGTGAAACCGACTGAAGAAGTGCGGACGTTATCGGTGGCAAAACAACAAATGGTGGAAATTGCCAAGGCGCTTTCTTTTGATGTTGAAGTGCTGATTATGGATGAACCCACTTCAGCCTTAACGGAAAAAGAGATCGATAAGTTATTTGAATTGGTGAATAAGCTCCGCGCGAAAGGCGTCAGTATTGTGTATATCTCTCACCGAATGGAAGAACTTAAACGGATTTGCGATCACATTACTATTTTCCGTGATGGCACGTATGTTTCCGATCATCCATTTCATGAAATTAGCATGGATGAAATCATTACGAAAATGGTCGGTCGTCCGCTAGGCAATCACTTTCCACCGAAAACGGCGGTTGTGGATGAAAATGAAGTGGTGATGTCCGTGATGCAGGCAGAGCGTTATGGTGTGTTTGAAGCCTTAGACTTTGCTTTATTTAAAGGGGAAATATTAGGCATTACCGGTTTAGTTGGTGCGAAACGTACCGAATTAGCTCGCGCGATTTTTGGGGCAGATCCACTCGATGCCGGTGAGGTGTTTGTCCACCACAATAAAGTGACCATTCACAGTCCTGCAGACTCCATTAAAGCCGGTATTGCCTATTTATCTGAAGACAGAAAACTCAATGGTGTCGCCGTAAGAATGAGTATTCGTGAAAACATTACCATGGCATCAATGGATAAAGTGTGTAATGCCGCCGGCGTGATTTCCCATGACGAGGAAGCCAAAGCCTCCAAAACCTTCATTGATAAAATGGAAATTAAAACGCCAACAATTGAACAGTTAGTAAATAATCTCAGTGGCGGCAACCAACAAAAAGTAGTTATCGGCAAATGGTTATTCCGTGATGCGAAGGTCATGATTTTTGATGAGCCGACGCGAGGCATTGATGTGGGCGCCAAATATGCCATTTATCAATTATTAGATGAATTAGCGGCACAAGGGGTTGGTATTATTGTGATTTCTTCTGAATTACCGGAAATTTTAGGCGTGTCCGATCGCATTATCGTCATGCGTGAGGGAAAAATGACCGCACTTCTTGAAACGAAAGAAACCAATCAAGAAGAAATTATGCAATATGCGACAGGCGTAAAAAATATGTTCGCTCGAAAAGGACAGGAGGTATGA
- the fucI gene encoding L-fucose isomerase, translating to MSQFKSIPVKIGIRPTIDGRRLGVRESLEDQTMRMAKSVAELLQSHIRHTDGTFVECVIADTCIGGVAEAAACAEKFKLNNVGLTITVTPCWCYGSETIDMDPHMPKAIWGFNGTERPGAVYLAAALAGHSQLGLPAFSIYGTEVQEANDTSIPADVKEKLLRFARAGLAVAAIRGKSYLSIGSVSMGIAGSIVNQQFFQEYLGMRNEYVDMTEIKRRLDRKIYDQEEVDLALSWVKQYCQDGIDVNSPENQRSPKERAELWENVVKMTIIARDLMVGNPKLAKLNFGEEALGHNAIAAGFQGQRHWTDHLPNGDFMEAMLNSTYDWNGVRPPYILATENDSLNAVCMLLGHQLTGRAQIFADVRTYWSPDSVERVTGFRPEQGFLHLINSGSAALDGTGQHKDANGNPTMKPAWEVTEEDGKRCLEHTRWCPAVHEYFRGGGLSSQFLTKGGMPFTMHRINLIKGLGPVLQIAEGWSIELPKNVHDLLDHRTNETWPTTWFTPHLTGKGAFTDVYSVMANWGANHCVATYGHIGADLITLASMLRIPVCMHNVEDANVFRPSAWNGFGQDKEGQDYRACQNFGPLYK from the coding sequence ATGAGTCAATTCAAATCTATTCCAGTCAAAATCGGTATTCGCCCAACCATAGATGGTCGTCGTTTGGGCGTGCGTGAATCCCTTGAAGATCAAACCATGCGTATGGCGAAATCGGTCGCAGAATTATTACAAAGTCATATTCGTCATACCGATGGCACTTTCGTAGAATGCGTGATTGCAGACACCTGTATTGGCGGTGTGGCAGAAGCGGCCGCCTGTGCAGAAAAATTCAAACTCAATAACGTGGGGTTAACCATTACCGTTACGCCTTGTTGGTGCTACGGTTCCGAAACTATCGACATGGATCCGCACATGCCAAAAGCCATTTGGGGCTTTAACGGCACCGAACGCCCGGGCGCAGTTTATCTTGCCGCTGCCCTTGCCGGTCATTCTCAACTAGGTTTGCCGGCATTCTCTATCTACGGCACTGAAGTGCAAGAAGCAAACGACACCAGCATTCCTGCCGATGTGAAAGAAAAACTGCTACGCTTCGCGCGTGCCGGCCTTGCTGTTGCGGCCATTCGCGGCAAATCCTACTTATCTATCGGGTCTGTTTCCATGGGGATCGCCGGTTCTATTGTCAATCAACAATTCTTCCAAGAATACCTCGGCATGCGTAACGAATATGTGGACATGACCGAAATCAAACGCCGCTTGGATCGCAAAATTTACGATCAGGAAGAAGTGGATTTAGCGCTTTCTTGGGTAAAACAATATTGCCAAGACGGAATTGACGTCAACAGCCCGGAAAATCAACGCTCACCTAAAGAACGCGCCGAACTTTGGGAAAATGTGGTGAAAATGACCATTATCGCCCGTGACTTGATGGTGGGTAATCCGAAATTAGCGAAATTAAACTTTGGCGAAGAAGCACTTGGTCACAATGCCATTGCTGCCGGTTTCCAAGGTCAACGCCATTGGACCGACCATTTACCGAATGGCGACTTTATGGAAGCCATGCTGAATTCTACTTACGACTGGAACGGTGTGCGCCCGCCATACATTCTTGCCACTGAAAACGACAGTTTGAATGCCGTCTGTATGTTGCTTGGTCATCAACTCACCGGTCGTGCGCAAATTTTTGCCGACGTGCGAACTTACTGGAGCCCAGATTCTGTGGAACGCGTTACCGGTTTTCGTCCGGAACAAGGTTTCCTCCACTTAATCAACTCCGGTTCAGCCGCTCTTGACGGCACAGGTCAACATAAAGATGCCAATGGCAATCCAACAATGAAACCGGCGTGGGAAGTCACGGAAGAAGACGGCAAACGTTGTTTGGAACATACCCGTTGGTGTCCTGCGGTACACGAATACTTCCGTGGGGGCGGTTTATCCTCCCAATTCTTAACCAAAGGTGGCATGCCGTTCACCATGCACCGCATTAACCTCATCAAAGGCTTAGGCCCTGTGTTACAAATTGCCGAAGGTTGGTCTATTGAGTTACCGAAGAACGTCCACGACTTGCTCGACCACCGCACCAATGAAACTTGGCCAACCACTTGGTTCACCCCACACTTAACAGGTAAAGGTGCCTTTACCGATGTCTATTCCGTGATGGCAAACTGGGGCGCAAACCACTGCGTGGCGACTTACGGCCACATCGGTGCCGACCTCATCACGTTAGCGTCCATGTTGCGTATTCCGGTTTGCATGCACAACGTTGAAGATGCCAACGTGTTCCGCCCAAGCGCTTGGAACGGCTTTGGTCAAGACAAGGAAGGTCAGGACTATCGCGCCTGCCAAAACTTCGGACCTCTGTATAAATAA
- the fucU gene encoding L-fucose mutarotase produces the protein MLKGIHPAISPDLLKTLAEMGHGDEIVLSDAHFPAHSLHSKVIRADGIPVATLLKGIAPLFEFDAYVDAPLIMMQAVPGDSLDPRVEANYLDSIQSAVGFTPNLARIERFAFYERAKQAYAVVISGETAKYGNIIIKKGVTPVL, from the coding sequence ATGTTAAAAGGTATTCACCCGGCAATCTCCCCCGATTTACTCAAAACCCTTGCCGAAATGGGACATGGCGATGAAATTGTGCTGTCTGACGCTCATTTCCCGGCACATTCATTACATTCAAAGGTGATTCGTGCCGATGGCATTCCTGTGGCGACTTTGCTCAAAGGCATTGCGCCGTTATTTGAATTCGATGCGTATGTCGATGCGCCGTTAATCATGATGCAGGCGGTTCCGGGCGATAGCCTTGATCCTCGCGTTGAAGCAAATTACTTGGACTCAATTCAAAGTGCGGTCGGATTTACACCTAATTTAGCGCGTATTGAACGCTTTGCCTTTTACGAACGCGCCAAACAAGCGTATGCCGTCGTCATCAGTGGCGAAACCGCAAAATACGGCAACATTATTATTAAAAAAGGGGTTACTCCCGTTCTATAA
- the fucK gene encoding L-fuculokinase, translating to MSIVLIFDCGATNLRTIAMNDKGKIVASHHLANNTQPGSESPEYHIWDFEEIWQKLTVCADHTIAKLTQQQVDLKEIVGISVTTFGVDGAPFDKKGQQLYPIISWKCPRTVPVMENLSQLLDIKALYQRNGIGQYSFNTLFKLLWLKENKPDIFQKMDKFVFISSMLTQRLTGKFTTDRTMAGTSMMTHLATGNWDEDILKLVGLSQNHFPPMRNAGEKVGELTDALADHWGLNRIPVISCGHDTQFAVFGSGAGLNQPVLSSGTWEILMARTEHAEPQFDFVPQGLTTEFDAQPNCFNPAVQWVGSGIIEWLGKLLFADVHGTDQYYPTMIAEGSSAAEKGTQSAVNFQGVFSQLGQGNIRGLSMFSTRGEIYRAALYYMANQLKQGLDVLQHVSHFKAESLLCVGGGSKNPLWNQIRADVLGLPIDVVDVAESTVLGAAMFTFAGIGIYATPEQAQKAMQPNRTRIYPQSL from the coding sequence ATGTCTATCGTTCTGATTTTTGATTGCGGCGCGACCAATTTACGCACAATTGCCATGAATGACAAAGGCAAAATCGTGGCGTCCCATCACCTTGCCAACAATACCCAACCAGGGAGTGAATCGCCTGAGTATCACATTTGGGATTTTGAAGAAATTTGGCAAAAATTGACAGTATGTGCCGATCATACGATTGCGAAATTAACGCAACAACAGGTTGATTTAAAAGAAATTGTTGGCATTTCCGTTACCACGTTCGGCGTGGACGGCGCACCATTTGATAAAAAAGGGCAACAGCTCTACCCGATTATTTCGTGGAAATGCCCGCGCACGGTGCCGGTGATGGAAAACCTCTCGCAGTTGCTAGACATCAAAGCCCTTTATCAACGTAACGGCATCGGACAATACAGCTTTAATACCTTATTTAAACTGCTTTGGTTGAAAGAAAACAAACCGGATATTTTCCAAAAAATGGATAAATTCGTGTTCATTTCCTCCATGCTAACCCAACGTTTAACCGGCAAATTTACCACCGACCGCACCATGGCAGGCACATCCATGATGACCCATCTCGCCACCGGCAATTGGGACGAGGACATTCTGAAACTGGTCGGTTTAAGCCAAAACCACTTTCCACCGATGCGTAACGCCGGTGAAAAAGTGGGGGAATTAACTGACGCACTTGCCGACCACTGGGGCTTAAATCGTATTCCCGTGATTTCCTGTGGGCATGACACCCAATTTGCCGTATTCGGTTCTGGCGCAGGATTGAATCAACCGGTACTCAGTTCCGGCACGTGGGAAATCTTAATGGCTCGCACGGAACATGCCGAACCACAATTTGATTTTGTGCCGCAAGGCTTAACCACCGAATTTGACGCACAACCGAATTGTTTTAACCCCGCCGTACAATGGGTCGGCTCAGGCATTATAGAGTGGCTTGGTAAATTGTTGTTCGCCGATGTACATGGCACCGACCAATATTATCCAACCATGATCGCCGAAGGATCCTCTGCCGCTGAAAAAGGCACGCAAAGTGCGGTCAATTTTCAGGGTGTTTTTAGCCAACTCGGACAAGGCAATATCCGCGGACTTTCCATGTTCTCCACTCGTGGTGAAATCTACCGTGCCGCGCTTTATTACATGGCAAACCAACTCAAACAAGGCTTAGACGTATTACAACACGTCAGCCACTTCAAAGCGGAAAGCTTGCTTTGTGTTGGTGGCGGCTCGAAAAACCCACTCTGGAACCAAATCCGCGCCGATGTTTTAGGGTTGCCGATTGATGTCGTGGATGTCGCAGAAAGTACCGTGCTTGGCGCGGCAATGTTCACCTTTGCAGGCATCGGCATCTACGCCACACCGGAACAGGCACAGAAAGCGATGCAACCGAATAGAACGCGAATTTACCCACAATCACTGTAA
- a CDS encoding DeoR/GlpR family DNA-binding transcription regulator, giving the protein MQKRDQLILQYVNQKGKVSVAELSEMLSVAVETIRRDLTALENKGLLHRIHGAAVTCKTNDLGSSFQYRQKNNADAKKAIAQNALEYLFEGAIVGLDASSTSWHFAQMLPDIPCTVVTNSMHNITALTNKSNITTIATGGMYSVKYDAFYGPLSEQLLKRLHIDFGIFSCNGIDNEGNIWESNELNASVKRKMMDVCDKKFLLADTSKLQRKNLIKLAELAQIDILFIDQFPSEDLQRYCQEHNVLITV; this is encoded by the coding sequence ATGCAAAAAAGAGATCAATTAATTCTGCAATATGTCAATCAAAAAGGGAAAGTCAGTGTGGCGGAACTTTCGGAAATGCTTTCCGTTGCCGTAGAAACCATTCGCCGTGATTTAACCGCACTGGAAAATAAAGGATTATTACATCGCATTCACGGTGCCGCCGTGACTTGCAAAACGAATGACTTAGGCAGTTCATTTCAATATCGGCAGAAAAACAACGCCGATGCCAAAAAAGCAATCGCACAAAATGCCCTTGAATATCTTTTTGAGGGCGCGATTGTCGGATTAGATGCCAGTTCCACCAGCTGGCATTTTGCGCAAATGTTGCCCGATATTCCTTGCACGGTGGTGACAAATTCCATGCACAATATCACGGCGTTAACGAACAAAAGTAACATCACCACCATCGCAACCGGTGGCATGTATTCCGTGAAATACGATGCCTTTTATGGGCCGTTGTCAGAACAACTTTTAAAACGGCTACACATCGATTTCGGTATATTCTCCTGCAATGGCATTGATAATGAAGGCAATATTTGGGAGTCGAATGAACTTAACGCCTCGGTTAAACGAAAAATGATGGATGTCTGCGACAAGAAGTTTTTATTAGCGGACACCTCTAAACTGCAACGCAAAAATCTGATTAAACTCGCCGAACTGGCGCAAATCGATATCTTATTTATTGATCAATTTCCTTCCGAAGACTTGCAACGTTATTGCCAAGAACATAACGTGCTGATTACCGTTTAA
- a CDS encoding ABC transporter permease: protein MNEKQKEMLRKLASLAGLILLIIAFTISNEYFFTLNNVLTIGLQTSTIALIGIGATIVILTGGIDLSTGSVVALSGVAAAMSVNAGLPVPLGMLFGIIVGGLCGAANGVIVTLMRLPPFIATLGTMMVARGLALYVTNAAPVSGMPESFSYLGNGALFRIVEEGANGLPLVKFPGIPYPVIIMIVVALLFTFALSKLKLGRYLYAIGSNEEAARLSGIRTNQVKNYAYIASGLLSGLAGVILASRLVTAQPNGGVAYELDAIASAVVGGTSLMGGVGTIPGTLIGSFIIGVLRNGLNMNGISAFVQQIIIGLVIIVTVGLDQLRQSKKSGKKS, encoded by the coding sequence ATGAACGAAAAACAAAAAGAAATGTTACGCAAACTTGCGTCACTTGCCGGATTAATCCTATTAATTATTGCGTTTACGATCAGTAATGAATATTTCTTTACCTTAAATAACGTATTAACCATTGGCTTGCAAACCTCAACGATTGCGTTGATCGGTATCGGGGCAACCATTGTGATTTTAACCGGCGGCATTGACTTAAGTACCGGTTCTGTCGTTGCGCTATCCGGCGTGGCGGCAGCGATGTCGGTCAACGCCGGATTGCCTGTGCCATTAGGTATGCTATTTGGCATTATCGTTGGTGGGCTATGTGGTGCTGCCAACGGCGTAATTGTTACCTTGATGCGCTTACCGCCCTTTATTGCAACATTGGGAACCATGATGGTGGCGCGCGGATTGGCGTTGTATGTTACAAATGCGGCACCGGTGTCAGGGATGCCGGAATCCTTCTCTTACCTCGGTAATGGTGCGCTGTTCCGGATTGTTGAAGAAGGCGCTAATGGTTTGCCTCTTGTCAAATTCCCCGGCATTCCTTACCCGGTGATTATCATGATTGTTGTTGCCCTTCTCTTTACCTTTGCATTATCAAAACTCAAACTCGGTCGTTACCTTTACGCGATCGGTTCGAATGAGGAAGCGGCACGCTTATCCGGCATTCGAACCAATCAGGTGAAAAATTACGCCTACATCGCCAGCGGTTTGCTTTCCGGTTTAGCCGGCGTCATCTTAGCGTCGCGCTTGGTCACAGCACAACCTAATGGCGGGGTTGCTTACGAATTGGATGCCATTGCCAGTGCGGTTGTTGGGGGAACCTCCTTAATGGGTGGCGTTGGTACCATTCCGGGAACACTCATCGGGTCATTTATTATCGGTGTCTTGCGCAACGGACTTAACATGAATGGGATATCCGCTTTCGTTCAACAAATCATCATCGGCTTAGTTATTATCGTTACCGTTGGTCTCGATCAACTTCGCCAAAGCAAAAAGAGTGGAAAAAAATCGTAA